Proteins from a genomic interval of Geodermatophilus obscurus DSM 43160:
- a CDS encoding ABC transporter permease subunit, translating into MSTLTADPPTTSHAATPPAAAQVQPTFAGVVRGEWIKLLSLRSTWWALTSTGALMTLASVAYAMSLNAMAEDPVTAPGIKQMHGAEIVASGFPFGMLIIAVLGALLITGEYATGLIRSTFAAVPTRLPVLAAKALTLVVLTAAVALVSVTLSYFVTMPQLSQYDLVPALDDPGTWRVFGGALYSLIAAALFSLGIGTLLRSTAASVTAALTVLLLLPGILSFIHLDWVETIVSYLPLPASSALLTTGAVETQGVYLSAQASLIVLAAYAVVPIAAAAVTLHRRDA; encoded by the coding sequence ATGAGCACCCTGACCGCCGACCCCCCGACGACCTCACACGCCGCCACCCCGCCCGCCGCCGCGCAGGTGCAGCCCACCTTCGCGGGGGTCGTGCGCGGGGAGTGGATCAAGCTGTTGTCGCTGCGCTCGACGTGGTGGGCACTGACCTCGACTGGCGCGCTCATGACGCTGGCATCCGTGGCCTACGCCATGTCGCTGAACGCCATGGCGGAGGACCCCGTGACGGCCCCGGGCATCAAACAGATGCACGGCGCCGAGATCGTCGCGAGCGGCTTCCCCTTCGGGATGCTGATCATCGCCGTCCTGGGCGCCCTGCTCATCACCGGCGAATACGCCACCGGCTTGATCCGCTCCACGTTCGCCGCAGTCCCGACCCGGCTCCCCGTCCTTGCCGCCAAAGCCCTCACCCTGGTCGTCCTGACCGCCGCCGTGGCACTCGTCAGCGTGACCTTGTCCTACTTCGTCACCATGCCCCAACTCTCGCAGTACGACCTCGTCCCAGCGCTGGACGACCCAGGCACCTGGCGCGTGTTCGGCGGCGCCCTCTACTCCCTCATCGCCGCCGCCCTGTTCTCGCTCGGCATCGGCACGCTCCTACGCTCCACCGCTGCCAGCGTGACCGCTGCCCTGACCGTGCTGCTGCTGCTGCCCGGCATCCTCAGCTTCATCCACCTGGACTGGGTAGAGACCATCGTCAGCTACCTACCGCTGCCGGCGTCCTCAGCGTTGCTGACCACCGGAGCAGTCGAGACGCAAGGTGTTTACCTCTCCGCACAAGCGAGCCTGATCGTGTTGGCCGCATACGCTGTCGTCCCTATCGCGGCGGCCGCCGTCACGCTGCACCGACGCGACGCCTGA
- a CDS encoding GNAT family N-acetyltransferase, giving the protein MLRPMASGDAPALAAYRSDPVQARYQSWETPYPVDSAQALIAEMREVRFGQPGSWLQVAIETAGRLIGDVAVRVDGDDPRQAEVGFTLAADVQGRGFATEALRAVISLLFTEHGIHRIFADCDARNVRSVALLERVGMRREAHHRKSTWWKGEWTDEYVYAVLAEERRDEKRGGH; this is encoded by the coding sequence GTGCTGCGCCCGATGGCGAGCGGCGACGCCCCGGCGCTGGCGGCATACCGCAGCGACCCGGTGCAGGCCCGCTACCAATCGTGGGAGACGCCCTACCCCGTGGACAGCGCCCAGGCGCTCATCGCCGAGATGCGCGAAGTGCGGTTCGGGCAGCCCGGCTCCTGGCTCCAGGTCGCCATCGAGACCGCCGGGCGGCTGATCGGCGACGTCGCGGTCCGCGTCGACGGAGACGATCCGCGTCAGGCCGAGGTCGGGTTCACGCTCGCCGCAGACGTGCAAGGCCGCGGGTTCGCCACCGAGGCACTGCGCGCGGTCATATCGCTGTTGTTCACCGAGCACGGCATCCACCGGATCTTCGCCGACTGCGACGCCCGCAACGTCCGCTCAGTAGCACTTCTCGAGCGCGTCGGCATGCGCCGCGAAGCGCACCACCGCAAGTCCACCTGGTGGAAAGGCGAGTGGACCGACGAGTACGTCTACGCCGTCCTCGCCGAGGAGCGGCGGGACGAGAAACGTGGGGGCCACTAG